One genomic segment of Bradyrhizobium prioriisuperbiae includes these proteins:
- a CDS encoding Flp family type IVb pilin, which produces MKTVKRFLRCESGATAIEYAVMAGGIAVAVAVVVYEIGSTLNTNYFARIASAFPGQ; this is translated from the coding sequence ATGAAGACGGTGAAACGGTTTCTGCGCTGCGAATCCGGCGCAACCGCAATCGAGTACGCCGTGATGGCGGGCGGGATCGCGGTCGCCGTCGCTGTCGTCGTCTACGAGATCGGCAGCACCCTGAATACCAATTATTTCGCCCGGATCGCGAGCGCTTTTCCGGGGCAATGA
- a CDS encoding DUF1134 domain-containing protein: protein MTFASRLAAVMFAAIVCWTAPAAAQQPRGGTYSSDELTVAGHRFFGNVSRELASVIEKAVSQWGLPNGYVLGEEGSGAFVAGLRYGEGTLYTKNAGDLRVYWQGPSLGLDWGGDGARTMMLVYNLPATNAIYQRFAGVAGSVYVVGGFGMTALTANNIVLVPIRSGLGLRLGANVGYLKFTPRATWNPF from the coding sequence ATGACCTTCGCTTCGCGACTGGCAGCGGTGATGTTTGCGGCAATCGTTTGCTGGACAGCGCCGGCGGCGGCGCAACAGCCGCGCGGTGGCACGTATAGTTCAGATGAGTTGACGGTTGCGGGACATCGCTTTTTTGGCAACGTCTCGCGCGAACTTGCCTCGGTGATCGAAAAAGCGGTCAGCCAATGGGGCCTGCCCAACGGCTATGTCCTCGGCGAGGAAGGCAGTGGCGCGTTCGTCGCCGGCCTCCGCTACGGCGAAGGCACCCTCTACACCAAGAACGCCGGCGACCTGCGCGTGTATTGGCAGGGCCCCTCGCTGGGCCTCGACTGGGGCGGCGACGGCGCCCGGACCATGATGCTGGTCTATAATCTGCCCGCCACCAATGCCATCTACCAGCGCTTCGCCGGGGTCGCCGGCTCGGTCTATGTGGTCGGGGGGTTTGGCATGACCGCGCTGACCGCCAACAACATCGTGCTGGTCCCGATCCGCTCGGGGCTCGGGCTTCGGCTCGGCGCCAATGTCGGCTACCTGAAATTCACCCCCCGGGCGACCTGGAACCCATTCTGA
- a CDS encoding YHS domain-containing (seleno)protein → MARIAAVCGLAAGLCGGPVALAATTERLVVDRVTGLALGGTDPVAYFTDAGMLAGRADIELTAEGAVWRFRNEDNRAFFLAAPEIYAPQFGGYDPVDVARGVAVVGRPRLWLIHDQRLYLFSREESRDAFAAGPGPILRAAVTGWSGLRETLAQ, encoded by the coding sequence TTGGCCCGGATTGCGGCGGTTTGCGGTCTTGCCGCCGGCCTGTGCGGTGGTCCGGTTGCGCTCGCGGCGACCACGGAACGCTTGGTGGTGGACCGTGTGACGGGGCTGGCGCTCGGCGGTACCGATCCGGTGGCCTATTTCACCGATGCAGGGATGCTCGCCGGCCGGGCTGATATCGAATTGACGGCGGAGGGCGCGGTCTGGCGCTTCCGCAACGAAGATAACAGGGCGTTCTTTCTCGCCGCCCCCGAAATCTATGCACCGCAGTTCGGCGGCTACGATCCGGTGGACGTGGCGCGGGGCGTCGCGGTGGTCGGCCGCCCGCGGCTGTGGCTGATCCATGATCAGCGCCTCTATCTGTTTTCCCGCGAGGAGAGCCGGGATGCCTTTGCAGCCGGGCCCGGACCGATCCTGCGGGCGGCCGTGACTGGCTGGTCCGGCCTGCGCGAGACGCTGGCGCAATAG
- the cysQ gene encoding 3'(2'),5'-bisphosphate nucleotidase CysQ: MTPLVLDRDAALTLLAPLTDLVARAGTAILNVNRRAMEVLGKTDGSPVTEADLAADAVIAEGLVRLAPGVPALSEERVGLATPPYRHSFFLIDPLDGTREFVAGHAEFTVNLALITDGQPLLGIVGAPALGLIWRGVVGHGAERLPVAADGTVGLATAIRTRPFPTGPAPWIAAVSRSHGDPRTEAFIDTHPGAVRQAMGSAVKFCRVAEGQADIYPRLAPTCEWDVAAGHAVLIAAGGTISDSQGQPIRFGETREDFIIPEFIAWGDPSRAA, encoded by the coding sequence GTGACCCCCCTGGTGCTCGACCGCGACGCCGCCCTGACGCTGCTCGCCCCCCTGACCGACCTCGTGGCCCGCGCCGGGACGGCGATCCTCAACGTCAACCGCAGGGCCATGGAGGTGCTGGGAAAGACCGACGGATCTCCGGTGACGGAAGCGGATCTCGCGGCGGACGCGGTCATCGCCGAGGGGCTGGTCCGGCTCGCCCCCGGCGTGCCGGCACTGTCGGAGGAACGGGTCGGCCTCGCCACCCCGCCCTACCGGCACAGCTTTTTCCTGATCGATCCGCTCGACGGCACCCGGGAGTTCGTGGCCGGTCACGCGGAGTTCACCGTCAATCTGGCGCTGATCACCGACGGCCAGCCGCTGCTCGGCATCGTCGGCGCCCCGGCGCTCGGGCTGATCTGGCGCGGCGTGGTCGGGCATGGGGCGGAACGGCTGCCGGTGGCCGCCGACGGCACGGTCGGCTTGGCCACAGCGATCCGCACCCGCCCGTTTCCGACAGGCCCGGCACCCTGGATTGCAGCGGTCAGCCGCTCTCATGGCGACCCGCGCACCGAAGCATTCATCGACACTCACCCGGGCGCCGTGCGGCAGGCCATGGGCTCCGCGGTCAAGTTCTGCCGGGTGGCGGAAGGGCAAGCGGACATCTATCCGCGGCTGGCGCCCACCTGCGAATGGGATGTGGCCGCGGGCCATGCGGTGCTGATCGCGGCCGGCGGGACAATCAGCGACTCACAGGGACAGCCGATCCGCTTCGGCGAAACCCGGGAGGATTTCATCATTCCGGAATTCATCGCCTGGGGCGACCCCTCCCGGGCGGCATAG
- the chpT gene encoding histidine phosphotransferase ChpT translates to MSGTPATGPAPDALELAALLCSRVCHDLISPVGAIVNGLEVLDDNPKDEDREFALDLIRKSARTASARLQFCRLAFGAAGSAGAQIDVGDAQNMARGHFEDAKTKLTWNLPRVLLPKNRVKLLLNMLVIAQQTIPRGGMLTVDQVGEGDAVSFRIRAAGLNARIPQAIADILAASTTGHVDAHAVQPYYTRLLAQACGLNVTLTADGDDILIAAA, encoded by the coding sequence ATGTCCGGCACCCCCGCCACCGGTCCCGCTCCCGATGCGCTCGAACTCGCAGCGCTATTGTGCTCGCGCGTCTGCCACGACCTGATCAGCCCGGTCGGCGCCATCGTCAACGGTCTCGAGGTGCTGGACGATAATCCGAAGGACGAAGACCGCGAATTCGCGCTCGATCTGATCCGCAAGAGCGCCCGCACCGCCTCGGCGCGACTGCAATTCTGCCGGCTTGCGTTCGGCGCCGCGGGCTCGGCGGGCGCCCAGATCGATGTGGGGGACGCCCAGAATATGGCGCGTGGCCATTTCGAGGACGCGAAAACCAAGCTGACCTGGAATCTGCCGCGCGTGCTGCTGCCCAAGAACCGGGTGAAGCTGCTGCTCAATATGCTGGTGATCGCCCAGCAGACCATTCCGCGCGGCGGCATGCTGACTGTCGACCAGGTCGGCGAGGGCGATGCCGTGAGCTTCCGCATTCGTGCCGCGGGACTAAACGCCAGGATTCCGCAGGCCATCGCCGACATCCTCGCAGCTTCGACCACGGGTCATGTCGACGCCCATGCGGTGCAGCCCTATTACACCCGGCTATTGGCGCAGGCATGCGGCCTGAACGTCACGCTGACGGCGGATGGCGACGACATTCTCATCGCCGCAGCCTGA
- a CDS encoding chemotaxis protein CheW, with product MDDLLREFLTETSESLDTVDNQLVRFEQDPNNAKILDNIFRLVHTIKGTCGFLGLPRLEALAHAAETLMGKFRDGMPVTGQAVTLILTTIDRLKDILNQLEATEAEPEGADHDLIEELHHLAEHGAEIVAVAPPAAEPAAPKAETGSLAYQVLERPLRPGEVSLDDLERAFRETEIEVMSPPLAPVAQAEPVKDVKPVADAAAKDATASKPAAKTARKSAVEQDIPVGESDKISNQSIRVNVDTLEHLMTMVSELVLTRNQLLEISRRNEDNEFKVPLQRLSSVTAELQEGVMKTRMQPIGNAWQKLPRIVRDLSSELGKQIELEMHGADTELDRQVLDLIKDPLTHMVRNSADHGLETTAERARAGKPEQGTIRLSAYHEGGHIIICIADNGRGLDTDRIKAKAVANGLVSEAELEKMTESQIHKFIFAPGFSTAAAVTSVSGRGVGMDVVRTNIDQIGGTIDIKSVPGEGASVTIKIPLTLAIVSALIVEAAGDRFAIPQLSVVELVRARANSEHRIERIKNTPVLRLRNKLLPLIHLKKLLKIDDGESNDPENGFIVVTQVGGQTFGIVVDGVFHTEEIVVKPMSTMLRHIGMFSGNTILGDGAVIMIIDPNGIAQAFGTAIDAHHQIAEENNAARHNMADQATSLLVFRAGSAQPKAVPLALVTRLEELPIDKIEHSNGRYMVQYRDQLMPLVQIQGVEIRTTGVQPILVFSDDGRSMGLVVDEIIDIVEERLNIEVASAREGVLGSAVIKGQATEVIDVGHFLPMAFSDWFSRKEMRVSATSQTVLLVDDSAFFRNMLAPVLKAAGYRVSVATNAQEGLGVLRSGQKFDVVLTDIEMPEMNGFEFAEMIRADRKLSTTPIIALSSMISPAAIERGRQAGFHDYVAKFDRPGLIAALKEQTSEMQAA from the coding sequence ATGGACGATCTTCTCCGAGAGTTTCTGACCGAGACCAGCGAAAGTCTCGATACCGTTGACAATCAGTTGGTGCGTTTCGAGCAGGATCCCAACAACGCCAAGATTCTCGATAACATCTTCCGGCTCGTTCACACCATCAAGGGCACCTGCGGTTTTCTCGGCTTGCCGCGTCTGGAAGCGCTTGCGCACGCTGCTGAGACGCTGATGGGTAAATTCCGCGACGGCATGCCGGTGACCGGACAGGCCGTCACGCTCATTCTGACCACCATCGATCGCCTCAAGGACATTCTCAATCAGCTCGAAGCGACCGAGGCCGAGCCCGAAGGCGCCGACCACGATCTGATCGAAGAGCTGCATCATCTCGCCGAGCACGGCGCGGAGATCGTCGCTGTCGCACCGCCCGCCGCCGAACCCGCCGCGCCGAAAGCCGAAACCGGCAGTCTGGCCTATCAGGTGCTGGAGCGGCCGTTGCGCCCGGGCGAGGTCTCGCTGGATGATCTTGAGCGCGCGTTCCGTGAAACAGAAATCGAAGTGATGTCGCCACCGCTCGCCCCCGTCGCGCAGGCCGAACCCGTGAAAGACGTCAAGCCGGTGGCTGACGCCGCCGCAAAGGACGCCACTGCGTCGAAGCCCGCAGCCAAGACCGCACGCAAATCCGCGGTCGAACAGGATATTCCCGTCGGCGAGAGCGACAAAATTTCCAACCAGTCGATCCGGGTGAATGTCGATACCCTCGAGCACCTGATGACGATGGTGTCCGAGCTGGTGCTGACCCGCAATCAACTGCTCGAAATCAGCCGCCGCAACGAAGACAATGAATTCAAGGTTCCGCTGCAGCGCCTGTCGAGCGTCACCGCCGAGCTGCAGGAAGGCGTGATGAAGACGCGGATGCAGCCGATCGGCAACGCCTGGCAGAAGCTGCCGCGCATCGTCCGCGACCTGTCGAGCGAACTCGGCAAGCAGATCGAACTCGAGATGCATGGCGCCGACACAGAGCTCGACCGCCAGGTGCTTGACCTGATCAAGGATCCGCTGACGCACATGGTGCGCAATTCGGCTGATCACGGGCTCGAAACCACGGCCGAGCGCGCCAGGGCCGGCAAGCCCGAGCAGGGCACCATCCGTCTCTCCGCTTATCACGAGGGCGGCCACATCATCATCTGCATCGCCGACAACGGTCGCGGGCTCGATACCGACCGGATCAAAGCCAAGGCGGTGGCCAACGGTCTCGTTTCCGAGGCCGAACTGGAGAAGATGACGGAATCGCAGATCCACAAATTCATCTTCGCGCCGGGCTTCTCCACCGCCGCTGCGGTGACCAGCGTGTCTGGCCGCGGCGTCGGCATGGACGTGGTCCGCACCAATATCGATCAGATCGGCGGCACCATCGACATCAAGTCGGTGCCGGGCGAAGGCGCCAGCGTCACCATCAAGATCCCGCTGACGCTTGCCATTGTGTCGGCACTGATCGTCGAGGCTGCCGGTGACCGGTTCGCGATTCCGCAATTGTCGGTGGTCGAACTGGTGCGCGCGCGGGCCAATTCGGAGCATCGCATCGAGCGGATCAAGAACACGCCGGTGCTGCGGCTGCGCAACAAGCTGCTGCCACTAATTCATCTGAAGAAGCTGCTGAAGATCGACGACGGCGAATCGAACGATCCGGAAAACGGCTTCATCGTGGTTACCCAGGTTGGCGGCCAGACCTTCGGCATCGTGGTCGACGGCGTGTTCCATACCGAAGAAATCGTGGTCAAGCCGATGTCGACCATGCTGCGCCATATCGGCATGTTCTCCGGCAACACGATTCTCGGCGACGGCGCGGTAATCATGATCATCGATCCGAACGGGATCGCGCAGGCGTTCGGCACCGCGATCGACGCGCATCACCAGATCGCCGAAGAGAACAATGCCGCTCGTCACAATATGGCCGATCAGGCCACCTCGCTCCTGGTGTTCCGCGCCGGCTCGGCGCAGCCGAAAGCCGTGCCGCTCGCGCTGGTGACGCGACTGGAAGAACTGCCAATCGACAAGATCGAGCATTCGAACGGGCGCTACATGGTGCAGTACCGCGATCAGCTGATGCCGCTGGTGCAGATCCAGGGTGTCGAAATCCGCACCACCGGCGTGCAGCCGATCCTGGTGTTTTCGGACGATGGCCGCTCGATGGGTCTGGTCGTCGACGAAATCATCGACATTGTCGAGGAGCGCCTCAACATCGAGGTTGCCAGCGCCCGCGAGGGCGTGCTGGGTTCCGCGGTGATCAAGGGACAGGCCACCGAAGTGATCGATGTCGGCCACTTCCTGCCGATGGCGTTTTCCGACTGGTTCAGCCGCAAGGAGATGCGGGTCTCCGCCACCTCGCAGACCGTGCTGTTGGTCGATGACTCGGCGTTCTTCCGCAACATGCTGGCTCCGGTGCTGAAGGCGGCGGGCTATCGCGTTTCGGTTGCGACCAACGCCCAGGAAGGGCTCGGCGTGCTGCGCTCCGGCCAGAAGTTTGACGTGGTTCTCACCGATATCGAAATGCCCGAGATGAACGGCTTCGAATTCGCCGAGATGATCCGTGCCGACCGCAAGCTGAGCACCACGCCGATCATTGCGCTGTCGTCGATGATTTCGCCCGCGGCCATCGAACGCGGCCGGCAGGCCGGCTTCCACGACTATGTCGCCAAGTTCGACCGGCCCGGCCTGATCGCCGCGCTGAAAGAACAGACTTCCGAAATGCAGGCCGCTTGA
- a CDS encoding chemotaxis protein CheW, with product MAPKTDAIQSNITEYVTTMIGGQLFGLPISRVQDVFMPERLTRVPLASSDVAGVLNLRGRIVTAIDMRSRLGLPKNDDGRPPMAVGVELRGESYGLLIDTIGEVLKLADDTREVNPVNLDPRMAKLAAGVHRLEGQLMVVLDVDRVLEISTDKLAA from the coding sequence ATGGCACCCAAGACCGATGCAATCCAGAGCAACATCACTGAATACGTGACCACCATGATCGGCGGCCAGCTGTTCGGCCTGCCGATTTCGCGGGTGCAGGACGTGTTCATGCCCGAGCGCCTGACCCGCGTGCCGCTGGCATCCAGCGACGTTGCCGGCGTCCTGAACCTGCGCGGCCGGATCGTCACCGCGATCGACATGCGCTCGCGGCTCGGTTTACCGAAGAACGACGACGGTCGGCCGCCGATGGCCGTCGGCGTCGAGTTGCGCGGTGAATCCTACGGCCTCTTGATCGACACCATCGGCGAGGTGCTCAAGCTCGCCGACGACACCCGCGAGGTGAATCCCGTCAATCTCGATCCGCGGATGGCCAAGCTCGCCGCCGGCGTGCATCGCCTGGAAGGCCAGCTGATGGTCGTGCTCGACGTCGATCGCGTGCTGGAGATTTCGACCGACAAGCTGGCGGCGTGA
- a CDS encoding response regulator yields the protein MKTCLVVDDSSVIRKVARRILEGLDFQITEAEDGEKALDACKRGLPDAVLLDWNMPVMDGYEFLRNLRMMPGGDRPKVVFCTTENDVAHIARALHAGANEYIMKPFDKDIVTAKFHEVGLL from the coding sequence ATGAAGACGTGTCTGGTCGTCGATGACTCCAGCGTCATCAGAAAAGTCGCGAGGCGAATCCTCGAAGGTCTGGATTTCCAGATCACCGAAGCCGAGGACGGTGAGAAGGCGCTCGACGCCTGCAAGCGTGGGCTGCCCGATGCGGTCCTGCTGGACTGGAATATGCCAGTGATGGACGGCTACGAATTCCTGCGCAATCTGCGCATGATGCCCGGCGGCGACCGGCCGAAGGTGGTGTTCTGCACGACTGAAAATGATGTCGCTCACATTGCCCGCGCGCTGCATGCCGGCGCCAACGAGTACATCATGAAGCCGTTCGACAAGGATATCGTGACGGCCAAGTTCCACGAGGTCGGGTTGCTCTGA
- a CDS encoding chemotaxis response regulator protein-glutamate methylesterase has translation MSTVAATSRTSAPTQSGPIRVMVVDDSVVIRGLIARWIEAEPDMAVAASMRTGRDAVNNIERCDPDVVVLDIEMPDLDGISALPLLLAKKRDLVIIMASTLTRRNAEISFKALSLGASDYVPKPESTRELNAADTFKRDLLFKIRNLGARLRRSVVAAPPLAPVAPPPGPVRAAPPRPAASDAPVALRPFGMIAPRALLIGSSTGGPQALLTLVAEIGPVIDRVPVLITQHMPPTFTTILAEHLARASGRPAHEGVDGEIVEPGRIYLAPGGLHMRVVRKGAGAAIALDDGPQVNFCKPAVDPLFSSAIDVWQAGLLALVLTGMGADGMRGGKAIVEAGGSVIAQDEATSVVWGMPGAAAHAGICGAVLPLNQIGPKVVRMFSGARA, from the coding sequence ATGAGTACTGTAGCTGCGACGTCGCGCACGTCGGCCCCGACCCAATCGGGCCCGATCCGTGTCATGGTGGTCGACGATTCCGTCGTCATCCGCGGGTTGATCGCCCGGTGGATCGAGGCGGAGCCGGACATGGCGGTTGCCGCATCGATGCGGACCGGTCGCGACGCGGTCAACAACATCGAGCGCTGTGATCCGGATGTCGTGGTGCTCGACATCGAAATGCCTGACCTCGACGGCATTTCGGCGCTGCCGTTGCTGCTCGCCAAAAAGCGCGATCTCGTCATTATCATGGCCTCGACGCTGACGCGCCGCAACGCGGAGATCAGTTTCAAGGCGCTGTCGCTCGGCGCCTCGGACTATGTGCCGAAGCCGGAAAGCACGCGCGAGCTCAACGCCGCCGACACCTTCAAGCGCGACCTGCTGTTCAAGATCCGCAATCTCGGTGCGCGGCTGCGCCGCTCCGTCGTGGCGGCGCCACCGCTGGCGCCGGTCGCGCCGCCGCCCGGCCCGGTACGCGCGGCACCGCCGCGCCCGGCCGCGTCCGACGCACCGGTGGCGCTCCGTCCCTTCGGAATGATCGCGCCGCGTGCGCTGCTGATCGGCTCATCGACCGGCGGTCCGCAAGCTTTGCTGACGCTGGTGGCCGAGATCGGTCCGGTGATCGACCGGGTGCCGGTGCTGATCACCCAGCATATGCCGCCGACCTTCACCACCATTCTGGCCGAACACCTGGCCCGTGCCAGCGGCCGCCCGGCGCACGAAGGCGTCGATGGCGAGATCGTTGAGCCGGGCCGGATCTATCTCGCGCCGGGCGGGCTGCACATGCGCGTGGTGCGCAAGGGGGCGGGCGCTGCGATCGCACTCGACGACGGTCCACAGGTCAATTTCTGCAAGCCCGCGGTCGATCCACTGTTCTCCTCCGCCATCGATGTCTGGCAGGCAGGTCTGCTCGCGCTGGTGTTGACGGGCATGGGAGCCGACGGCATGCGTGGCGGCAAGGCCATCGTCGAAGCCGGTGGAAGCGTGATCGCGCAGGACGAAGCGACCAGCGTGGTCTGGGGCATGCCCGGGGCTGCGGCGCATGCGGGGATCTGCGGGGCTGTGCTGCCGCTCAATCAGATAGGCCCGAAAGTGGTTCGGATGTTCTCGGGGGCGCGCGCATGA
- a CDS encoding protein-glutamate O-methyltransferase CheR: protein MSPLDYEYLRKLLKDRSGLVLSSDKQYLVESRLVPLARKAGLSGIGELVSKMKAGSETLTVDVVEAMTTNETFFFRDKVPFEHFRETMIPKVMQARANRKSLRIWCAAGSTGQEPYSLAMALKEMGSLLSGWRLEIIATDISQEVQEKAKAGIYSQFEVQRGLPIQLLVKYFKQVGEMWQINPEIRAMVQHKPLNLLHDFSHLGVFDIVFCRNVLIYFDQDTKIGVFNRLVRSMESDGFLALGAAETVVGLTDAFKPYPDKRGLYFPNALPVHAAPRLATAMPATVRTATTG, encoded by the coding sequence ATGTCGCCGCTGGATTACGAATACCTGCGCAAGCTCCTGAAGGATCGCTCCGGTCTCGTGCTGTCCTCGGACAAGCAGTATCTCGTGGAGAGCCGGTTGGTGCCGCTGGCGCGTAAGGCCGGTCTGTCAGGCATCGGCGAACTCGTCTCCAAGATGAAGGCGGGCTCCGAGACGCTGACGGTGGATGTCGTCGAGGCGATGACCACCAACGAGACCTTCTTTTTCCGCGACAAGGTGCCGTTCGAGCATTTCCGTGAGACCATGATCCCGAAGGTGATGCAGGCGCGGGCCAACCGCAAATCCCTGCGGATCTGGTGCGCGGCGGGCTCCACCGGGCAGGAGCCGTATTCGCTGGCGATGGCGCTGAAGGAAATGGGCTCGCTGCTGTCCGGCTGGCGTCTTGAAATTATCGCCACCGATATCTCGCAGGAGGTCCAGGAGAAGGCGAAGGCCGGGATCTACAGCCAGTTCGAAGTGCAGCGTGGCCTGCCGATCCAGCTGCTGGTGAAGTATTTCAAGCAGGTCGGCGAGATGTGGCAGATCAATCCCGAGATCCGCGCCATGGTGCAGCACAAGCCGCTGAACCTGCTGCACGACTTTTCGCATCTCGGCGTTTTCGACATCGTGTTCTGCCGCAACGTGCTGATCTATTTCGATCAGGACACCAAGATCGGCGTCTTCAATCGCCTGGTGCGATCGATGGAGTCGGATGGCTTCCTGGCGCTCGGTGCCGCTGAAACCGTGGTCGGATTGACCGATGCGTTCAAGCCGTATCCGGACAAGCGCGGGCTGTACTTCCCCAACGCGCTCCCGGTGCATGCAGCGCCACGACTGGCCACGGCAATGCCGGCGACTGTCAGGACGGCAACGACGGGCTGA
- a CDS encoding sensor histidine kinase, producing MFVIAVSCVMVEAMKLPIVDANTRRLILFCILFTYLMGFMARVPTYDDVWVGAAFSLGMDTLLVLLILGFLWIIMSLETDEISVPTLLMMVAAAAAGTGLLLLVGNAARLVVPAVSNSFQSRPFLVFVYVTLLFGLYGMAALWMKSQMKAAQAAVNAADAERAAAMSELRRLRMQLDPHFLFNSLNTALVEVVHRPKRAVLMVRELSEYLRYSLDTADIHFVPVAAELAMVRCFLRVQNIRFGAKLNASLKAENAVKQRLVPCFMLQPLVENAIKYGIPDDRDVLKISLDVTGVGEDLVVTVTNGGSLCLSDRPRQGTKTGLNNLRARLALHYPERHAFEIKQVGETVCATCVLTGQPC from the coding sequence ATGTTCGTCATCGCAGTGTCATGCGTGATGGTTGAGGCCATGAAGCTACCGATTGTGGATGCGAATACCAGGCGTCTAATTTTATTCTGTATTCTTTTTACTTACCTGATGGGTTTCATGGCGAGGGTTCCGACCTACGACGATGTCTGGGTCGGCGCAGCATTTTCTCTCGGCATGGACACGCTTCTGGTGCTGCTGATCCTCGGTTTCCTGTGGATTATCATGAGCCTGGAGACGGACGAGATCAGCGTCCCCACGCTTCTGATGATGGTCGCCGCCGCCGCCGCGGGCACCGGCCTTCTTCTGCTGGTGGGCAATGCGGCTCGTCTTGTGGTACCCGCGGTCTCGAACAGCTTCCAGTCACGACCATTTCTGGTCTTTGTTTACGTCACACTGCTGTTCGGTCTCTATGGCATGGCGGCGCTCTGGATGAAGAGCCAGATGAAGGCCGCCCAAGCAGCCGTCAACGCCGCTGATGCGGAGCGCGCCGCTGCGATGTCGGAGCTCCGACGCCTGCGCATGCAGCTCGATCCGCATTTTCTGTTCAACTCCCTGAATACGGCGCTGGTCGAGGTGGTCCACCGTCCCAAACGCGCGGTGCTCATGGTGCGCGAATTGAGCGAATACCTGCGTTATTCGTTGGATACGGCGGATATTCACTTCGTACCCGTCGCGGCGGAACTTGCGATGGTCCGCTGTTTTTTGCGCGTGCAGAACATTCGTTTCGGCGCGAAGTTGAATGCAAGTCTCAAGGCCGAGAATGCCGTAAAGCAGCGGCTGGTCCCTTGCTTCATGCTCCAGCCGTTGGTCGAAAATGCCATCAAGTATGGCATTCCGGACGACCGCGACGTGCTCAAGATCTCCCTTGATGTTACCGGGGTCGGCGAGGATCTGGTCGTGACCGTGACAAACGGCGGGAGCCTTTGCCTGTCCGATCGACCTCGACAGGGAACGAAGACGGGGCTGAACAATCTCCGTGCCAGGCTTGCGCTCCACTACCCGGAACGCCATGCTTTCGAGATCAAGCAGGTCGGTGAGACCGTTTGTGCGACTTGTGTGTTGACGGGGCAACCATGTTGA
- a CDS encoding LytTR family DNA-binding domain-containing protein produces the protein MLRVVAVDDEPSALANIVRHIDSDPRLDLVGQAGSAAAARRLIEALRPDAVFLDIEMPGGNGFSIIDGIDNAPKIVCVTAHAGHAVEAFQISAIDFLLKPIMRSRFDAAVGRLEKAATLDRLIRDVARRSQLETTIMLSGHREKQLVRTNEVRLLLAEGDYTRLYLAKSSSVLSGQSLGHMAQMLPSPPFVRLSRSVMINLARVVAVRSLKATKVTVRLDDREEPFLLGRAAATKLKQYLARHAVEKRI, from the coding sequence ATGTTGAGGGTCGTTGCCGTTGATGATGAGCCGAGCGCGCTTGCCAATATTGTCCGCCACATCGATAGCGATCCACGGCTGGATCTGGTTGGTCAAGCAGGTTCGGCGGCCGCAGCGCGTCGGCTGATCGAGGCGTTGCGGCCTGATGCGGTTTTTCTTGACATTGAAATGCCGGGTGGCAATGGCTTCTCGATCATCGACGGGATCGATAACGCGCCGAAGATCGTCTGCGTCACCGCTCACGCCGGCCATGCCGTAGAGGCTTTCCAGATCAGTGCGATCGATTTTTTGCTGAAGCCGATCATGCGCAGCCGCTTTGACGCAGCTGTTGGCCGCCTTGAGAAGGCGGCCACGCTTGATCGATTGATCAGGGACGTCGCGCGGCGTTCGCAGCTGGAAACCACCATCATGTTGAGCGGACATCGTGAAAAGCAACTCGTCCGCACGAACGAGGTCCGGTTGCTGCTCGCCGAAGGTGACTACACGCGGCTGTACCTGGCGAAATCATCCTCAGTGCTTTCGGGGCAGTCGCTTGGCCATATGGCGCAGATGCTGCCATCTCCGCCGTTTGTCCGATTGAGTCGCTCCGTCATGATCAATCTCGCGCGGGTCGTCGCGGTGCGATCGTTGAAGGCCACGAAAGTCACCGTGCGTCTGGATGACCGCGAAGAGCCATTCCTGCTCGGGCGAGCCGCGGCGACGAAGCTAAAGCAATATCTTGCCCGTCACGCGGTGGAAAAGCGCATATGA